One genomic window of Polyangium aurulentum includes the following:
- a CDS encoding sigma-54-dependent Fis family transcriptional regulator, with protein sequence MRAEDLDIAELLDIDAERGYIRFAGQRALLLDAVAMGLLRRQLVDTLGHAAARAILTRFAFTHGWRMAEALRDAFTWERALDWLHAGARIHMLQGLLCLPPGADPFSPGGARVEDSYEAEQHLLHIGMAKAPVCWSLSGFASGYLSRAAGRDIYVLERRCVGKGDAACQFTARYAEEWGDELEAHLPYFQRDALDASLRRVAEALKRAERKARNRPGAGEAAPVDLQAQSTAMTRMLDLARRAAKVDSTVLVTGESGVGKERVARLVHDASARAGGPFLAINCGAIPEALLESELFGHVRGAFTGASHDRVGLFQAASGGTLLLDEIGELPPAMQVKLLRVLQERVVRRVGENESRPIDVRVIAATNRHLGDEVAGGRFRKDLYYRLRIIELVVPPLRERREDILPLARALLEEAARRMKRPALRLSPQAADRLVRHPWPGNVRELENALERAMALAPGRRIELEDLPEEVRCALPVPSPAAGIRPLEEIERSYILAALAQNGGNQTRTAAQLGIGVSTLYRKLRRYGHDGG encoded by the coding sequence ATGCGTGCGGAGGATCTCGACATCGCGGAGCTTCTCGACATCGACGCCGAGCGCGGGTACATCCGCTTCGCGGGGCAACGGGCCCTCCTGCTCGACGCCGTCGCCATGGGGCTGCTGCGCCGGCAGCTCGTCGACACGCTCGGCCACGCGGCGGCGAGGGCGATCCTCACGCGATTCGCCTTCACGCACGGCTGGCGCATGGCCGAGGCGCTGCGCGACGCGTTCACCTGGGAGCGCGCTCTCGACTGGCTCCATGCCGGCGCGCGCATTCACATGCTCCAGGGCCTCCTCTGCTTGCCTCCCGGGGCCGATCCATTCTCGCCCGGGGGCGCGCGCGTCGAGGATTCGTACGAGGCCGAGCAGCACCTGCTCCACATCGGCATGGCGAAGGCCCCGGTGTGCTGGTCGCTCTCTGGATTCGCGAGCGGATACCTGAGCCGCGCCGCGGGCCGCGACATCTACGTGCTCGAGCGCCGCTGCGTGGGGAAAGGCGACGCGGCTTGCCAGTTCACCGCCCGCTACGCCGAGGAGTGGGGCGACGAGCTCGAGGCGCACCTGCCCTATTTTCAGCGGGACGCGCTCGACGCCTCCTTGCGCCGCGTGGCCGAGGCATTGAAGCGCGCCGAGCGAAAGGCGCGAAATCGTCCGGGAGCCGGGGAGGCCGCCCCCGTGGATCTCCAGGCGCAGAGCACTGCAATGACGCGGATGCTCGATCTCGCGCGCCGGGCCGCCAAGGTGGATTCGACCGTGCTCGTCACCGGCGAGAGCGGCGTCGGCAAGGAGCGGGTTGCGCGCCTCGTGCACGACGCCTCGGCGCGCGCCGGGGGGCCCTTTCTCGCGATCAATTGCGGCGCGATCCCCGAGGCGCTGCTCGAGAGCGAGCTGTTCGGCCACGTGCGCGGCGCATTCACGGGCGCGTCGCACGATCGCGTGGGCCTTTTTCAGGCCGCCTCCGGCGGGACGCTCTTGCTCGACGAGATCGGCGAGCTGCCCCCCGCGATGCAGGTGAAGCTCTTGCGCGTGCTCCAGGAGCGCGTGGTGCGGCGCGTGGGCGAGAACGAGAGCCGGCCGATCGACGTCCGCGTCATTGCCGCGACGAACCGCCATCTGGGGGACGAGGTCGCAGGCGGGCGGTTCCGCAAGGATCTTTATTATCGATTGCGGATCATCGAGCTGGTCGTCCCGCCCTTGCGCGAGCGCCGGGAGGACATCCTGCCGCTCGCGCGCGCGCTGCTCGAGGAGGCGGCGCGCCGGATGAAGCGGCCCGCGCTTCGCCTGTCCCCCCAGGCGGCCGACAGGCTCGTTCGTCATCCGTGGCCCGGCAACGTGCGCGAGCTCGAGAATGCCCTGGAGCGCGCGATGGCCCTCGCCCCGGGCCGGCGGATCGAGCTGGAGGACCTGCCCGAGGAGGTCCGCTGCGCCCTGCCGGTGCCGAGCCCGGCGGCGGGGATACGCCCGCTCGAGGAAATCGAGCGAAGCTATATTTTGGCAGCGCTCGCGCAAAATGGCGGAAATCAGACGCGGACGGCGGCGCAGCTCGGGATCGGCGTGTCGACTTTGTACCGCAAGCTCCGGCGTTACGGGCACGACGGGGGGTGA
- a CDS encoding cytochrome P450: MDERVNVLAPAFRANPYPHYAEMRRARPVCQVEPGGMWAVSRYEDVLFVLKNPELFSSQGFKFAWQPPWVEYNPLANSLLAMDPPAHGRLRALVSQAFGPRAVARLESRTQARANEMARGLPTEVELIGAFALPLPAFVIGDMLGLDHVLHEHFKRWGDDLLSVTPEPPSPEHAARVRNSIAELTGYMREVLVARRSEPRDDLVSDLLRAKADGQSLTDTEIVDFLVTLLLGGFETTTHLIGNAIVHLADSPGEMARLGERPELIPKFVEEMIRYDGPSQAVPRIATVDVTLGGVTIPRGSLVLALVASASRDESRYPEPDRFDIDRGTQGGLQFGHGIHFCLGAALARMETRAALGALCARFGRVERAAAEVEYNRTLTVRGPVRLPVRFELALRASG; this comes from the coding sequence ATGGATGAACGCGTGAACGTATTGGCCCCTGCATTTCGAGCGAATCCGTATCCTCATTACGCCGAGATGCGCCGCGCGCGTCCGGTATGCCAGGTCGAGCCGGGGGGAATGTGGGCGGTGAGCCGCTACGAGGATGTCCTCTTCGTCCTCAAGAACCCCGAGCTGTTCTCGTCACAGGGCTTCAAGTTCGCCTGGCAGCCGCCCTGGGTCGAATACAATCCGCTCGCCAATTCGCTGCTCGCCATGGATCCGCCCGCGCACGGCCGGCTGCGTGCGCTCGTCAGCCAGGCCTTCGGGCCGCGGGCGGTCGCGCGCCTCGAAAGCCGCACCCAGGCGCGCGCGAACGAGATGGCGCGCGGCCTTCCGACCGAGGTCGAGCTCATCGGCGCATTCGCGCTGCCGCTGCCGGCGTTCGTCATCGGCGACATGCTCGGCCTCGATCACGTGCTCCACGAGCATTTCAAGCGGTGGGGCGACGACCTGCTCTCGGTCACCCCCGAGCCCCCGAGCCCCGAGCACGCCGCGCGCGTGCGCAACAGCATCGCGGAGCTGACGGGCTACATGCGCGAGGTCCTCGTCGCCCGCCGCAGCGAGCCCCGCGACGACCTGGTGAGCGATCTCCTTCGCGCGAAGGCCGACGGGCAATCGCTGACCGACACCGAGATCGTCGATTTCCTCGTGACGCTCCTGCTCGGCGGGTTCGAGACCACGACGCACCTCATCGGCAACGCGATCGTCCACCTCGCGGACAGCCCGGGCGAGATGGCCCGCCTCGGCGAGCGCCCCGAGCTCATCCCGAAGTTTGTCGAGGAAATGATCCGCTACGACGGGCCGAGCCAGGCGGTGCCGCGGATCGCGACGGTCGACGTGACTCTCGGCGGGGTGACGATTCCCCGCGGCTCGCTGGTGCTCGCGCTCGTGGCGTCGGCGAGCCGCGACGAGTCCCGCTATCCCGAGCCCGATCGGTTCGACATCGATCGCGGCACGCAGGGCGGGCTGCAGTTCGGGCACGGCATCCATTTCTGCCTCGGCGCCGCGCTCGCCCGCATGGAGACCCGCGCCGCCCTCGGGGCTCTCTGCGCTCGCTTTGGGCGCGTCGAGCGAGCGGCCGCCGAGGTCGAATACAATCGCACCCTCACCGTGCGCGGCCCGGTACGGCTGCCGGTCCGCTTCGAGCTCGCCCTACGCGCCTCGGGCTAA
- a CDS encoding M4 family metallopeptidase, which yields MRAVFRSFHFIAFAGIGATLAGCAGEERDASMTHGEAASEARAVEVTNEYIAQRGRTLPALAAPVTLSVRAVAVDRLDRAHVRLRQFYRGVPVHGGEAIAHVDVARGAVSTMTDGLVAVRGEPDVVPSVAENDAALIGREDASAPLDASTETELVVLGREDGARLAYRVHVTGDSDAGPLDRMVFVDARNGEVLSSYDNLHTAKGKPSPTGTGQTAQGTARTLYSGNVTIATEMMTDGTFSAADPTRGGLYATNLSGKQTGMGALYMDADNAWGNGLSSDTATAGAEALYGAAMTWDYYALRFDRRGIANNGVGALSRVHYGKKYNNAFWSDACKCMTYGDGDGFWLGPLVSLDIAAHEMTHGVTSATAGLFYDGESGGLNESMSDIFGAMVEFHASETDSTTTKIPNWWIGEDAYTPGVGGDALRYMDDPSRDGASIDHYSQYHDGLDVHYSSGLPNHAFYLLAEGGTHRTSKVAVAGIGRDKAAAIFYRALVAYMTPTTTFAAARQATLDAATDLYGASGAEVAAVASAWSACGVE from the coding sequence ATGCGAGCCGTCTTCCGTTCCTTTCACTTCATCGCCTTCGCCGGCATTGGCGCGACCCTGGCGGGCTGCGCTGGCGAGGAGCGCGATGCCTCGATGACGCACGGTGAAGCCGCGTCCGAGGCGCGCGCGGTCGAGGTCACGAACGAATACATCGCGCAGCGAGGCCGAACGCTGCCGGCCCTGGCGGCGCCCGTGACGCTTTCGGTGCGCGCGGTCGCGGTGGACAGACTCGATCGGGCGCACGTGCGCCTACGGCAATTCTATCGTGGGGTCCCGGTGCACGGGGGCGAGGCGATCGCGCACGTGGACGTCGCGCGCGGCGCCGTTTCGACGATGACCGACGGCCTCGTGGCCGTCCGAGGCGAGCCCGACGTGGTGCCGAGCGTGGCCGAGAACGACGCGGCGCTCATCGGGCGCGAGGACGCGAGCGCGCCCCTCGACGCGAGCACGGAGACCGAGCTCGTCGTGCTCGGGCGCGAGGACGGAGCGCGCCTCGCCTACCGCGTGCACGTGACCGGCGACAGCGACGCGGGCCCCCTCGACCGGATGGTCTTCGTCGACGCGAGAAATGGCGAAGTATTGTCATCGTACGACAACCTTCACACCGCCAAAGGCAAGCCGTCCCCCACGGGCACGGGCCAGACCGCGCAAGGCACGGCGCGCACGCTCTACAGCGGAAACGTGACCATTGCCACGGAGATGATGACGGACGGCACGTTCAGCGCGGCCGATCCCACGCGCGGCGGCCTGTATGCGACCAATTTGAGCGGAAAGCAAACGGGCATGGGCGCGCTCTACATGGACGCGGACAACGCCTGGGGCAACGGCTTGTCGTCCGACACCGCCACGGCCGGGGCAGAGGCGCTCTACGGCGCGGCGATGACCTGGGATTACTACGCCCTGCGCTTCGACCGGCGAGGCATCGCAAACAACGGCGTGGGCGCGCTGAGCCGCGTTCACTACGGAAAGAAATACAACAACGCCTTCTGGTCGGACGCCTGCAAGTGCATGACGTACGGCGACGGCGACGGATTCTGGCTCGGCCCGCTCGTGTCGCTCGACATCGCGGCCCACGAGATGACCCACGGCGTCACCTCGGCCACCGCGGGCCTGTTTTATGACGGCGAGAGCGGCGGGCTCAACGAGTCGATGTCGGACATCTTCGGCGCGATGGTCGAATTTCACGCGTCCGAGACCGATTCGACCACGACCAAGATCCCCAACTGGTGGATCGGGGAAGACGCCTACACGCCTGGAGTGGGGGGCGACGCGCTCAGGTACATGGACGATCCGAGCCGCGACGGCGCATCGATCGACCATTACAGCCAGTACCACGACGGGCTCGACGTCCATTATTCGTCCGGCTTGCCCAACCACGCGTTCTATCTCCTCGCCGAGGGCGGAACGCACCGAACGTCGAAGGTGGCCGTCGCCGGAATCGGGCGCGACAAGGCGGCGGCGATCTTCTACCGGGCGCTCGTCGCGTACATGACGCCCACCACGACCTTCGCGGCGGCGCGCCAGGCGACGCTCGACGCGGCCACGGACCTCTACGGCGCGAGCGGGGCCGAGGTGGCCGCGGTGGCGTCGGCCTGGTCGGCCTGCGGCGTCGAGTGA
- a CDS encoding protein-L-isoaspartate(D-aspartate) O-methyltransferase, which produces MESLEHARHRMVERQVAARGVHDPRVLEAMSRVPRHAFVPPELAHEAYLDSPLPIAEGQTISQPYIVALTAESLRLRPEDRVLEIGTGSGYAAAILATLAREVHSVERHETLAREAAQRLADLGIANVHVHQGDGTLGLPELAPFDAIAVTASGPRVPPALIEQLAPGGRLVIPTGPDHSDQRLVLVTRAEDGAIHEHEICRVRFVPLVGAQGWSHDEALPPSS; this is translated from the coding sequence ATGGAATCGCTGGAGCACGCGCGCCATCGCATGGTCGAACGGCAAGTGGCCGCGCGCGGGGTGCACGATCCGCGCGTCCTCGAGGCCATGAGCCGCGTCCCCCGCCACGCCTTCGTCCCGCCCGAGCTCGCGCACGAGGCCTACCTCGATTCGCCCCTGCCCATCGCCGAGGGGCAGACCATTTCTCAGCCGTACATCGTCGCCCTCACGGCCGAGTCGCTCCGCCTGCGGCCCGAGGACCGGGTCCTCGAGATCGGCACCGGCTCAGGCTATGCGGCCGCCATTCTCGCCACGCTCGCCCGCGAGGTGCATTCCGTCGAGCGCCACGAGACCCTCGCCCGCGAGGCTGCCCAGCGCCTCGCCGACCTCGGGATCGCGAATGTCCACGTCCACCAGGGCGACGGTACGCTCGGCCTGCCCGAGCTCGCGCCCTTCGACGCCATTGCGGTGACCGCGAGCGGGCCGCGTGTGCCCCCGGCGCTCATCGAACAGCTCGCGCCGGGCGGACGCCTCGTCATTCCGACCGGCCCGGACCACTCCGACCAGCGCCTCGTCCTGGTCACGCGCGCCGAGGACGGCGCTATCCACGAGCACGAGATCTGCCGCGTCCGCTTCGTCCCGCTCGTCGGCGCCCAGGGCTGGTCGCACGACGAGGCGCTCCCCCCTTCCTCCTGA
- a CDS encoding SRPBCC family protein — MSLRWLVPWALLLALLFPRAARAGSLTADEKARLDRGEVVTRTFDVDLPGGDYIGGLAYVIIPAPPAEVMSIFLDPQSYGHIFPLTQEARIAGRQGDDWFVYIRQGGRRASGEYTVRVRRETPSLVRFWMDPGRPHDIGDCWGFFRVDPAKDGRTLLTYGALLHLEFGLIKLLFEEKIRGYALQTPALVRSYVEERRAGERPGQR; from the coding sequence GTGAGCCTGCGCTGGCTCGTCCCCTGGGCGCTCCTCCTCGCGCTGCTCTTTCCGAGGGCGGCGCGCGCAGGCTCGCTCACGGCCGACGAAAAGGCGCGCCTCGACAGGGGCGAGGTCGTCACGCGCACGTTCGACGTCGATCTGCCCGGGGGCGATTACATCGGCGGTCTCGCGTACGTCATCATTCCCGCGCCCCCGGCCGAGGTGATGTCCATCTTCCTCGACCCCCAATCGTACGGGCACATCTTCCCGCTCACGCAGGAGGCGCGGATCGCGGGGCGCCAGGGCGACGATTGGTTCGTTTACATCCGACAAGGCGGGCGGCGCGCCTCGGGTGAATACACCGTGCGGGTCCGCCGCGAGACCCCTTCGCTCGTCCGCTTCTGGATGGACCCCGGCCGCCCGCACGACATCGGCGATTGCTGGGGCTTCTTCAGGGTCGATCCCGCCAAGGACGGCCGCACGCTTCTCACGTACGGCGCCCTGCTCCACCTCGAATTCGGCCTCATCAAGCTCCTCTTCGAGGAGAAAATTCGCGGCTATGCCCTCCAGACGCCCGCGCTCGTGCGCAGCTACGTCGAGGAGCGGCGCGCGGGCGAGCGGCCTGGGCAGCGCTGA
- a CDS encoding glutathione S-transferase family protein produces the protein MSKQPERELVYFDIRGRAEPIRLLLAYTRTPHVDRGIKREDWPAVKATVPLGQVPILIERSSEGEIVIPQSQAILRHLARELDAYGPTPHARARCDIAAETVLELRAAWNRVAYFPGWLKDQAATEAHYRETLPRFRAWFERALEESEARGDRFFAANRPTYADFLVFDTLDAHLLVEPSCLDGHGASQRFMDDMRALPGVSEYLAGRRPSDFAR, from the coding sequence ATGAGCAAACAGCCCGAGCGAGAGCTCGTCTACTTCGACATCCGCGGTCGGGCCGAGCCGATCCGCCTCCTCCTCGCATACACCCGCACGCCCCACGTCGACCGCGGGATCAAGCGCGAGGACTGGCCCGCCGTCAAGGCCACCGTCCCGCTCGGCCAGGTGCCGATCCTGATCGAGCGCTCGTCCGAGGGCGAGATCGTCATCCCGCAGAGCCAGGCGATCCTACGCCACCTCGCGCGCGAGCTCGACGCCTACGGCCCCACGCCGCACGCCCGCGCCCGCTGCGACATCGCCGCCGAGACCGTCCTCGAGCTGCGCGCCGCCTGGAACCGCGTCGCCTATTTTCCGGGCTGGCTGAAAGATCAGGCCGCGACGGAAGCCCACTATCGCGAAACGCTCCCGCGCTTTCGCGCCTGGTTCGAGCGCGCGCTCGAGGAGAGCGAGGCGCGCGGCGACCGGTTCTTCGCCGCCAACCGCCCCACCTACGCCGATTTCCTCGTCTTCGACACGCTCGACGCGCACCTTTTGGTCGAGCCCTCTTGCCTCGACGGGCACGGCGCCTCGCAGCGCTTCATGGACGATATGCGCGCCCTGCCCGGCGTATCCGAATACCTCGCGGGCCGCCGGCCCTCCGATTTCGCGCGGTGA
- a CDS encoding VOC family protein: MSTIEAHAPGTFCWIEIAVTDEERGRAFYTSVLDLEATGAPLPNGETYTMLRKEGAPVAGLFKMERVGVPAHWKVYIAVESADETARRAEELGGKIVAPPFDVMEFGRMAVLQDPSGAVFSIWQPGTHGGFGRINEPGAPFWFELTTRDTAAAEKFYGDLFGWTTQVTAQTPHGPYKVFSSGGKFVGALVGALPAWGDAVPLWISCMAVADCDGAVARAVEGGGRAFEGPVDIPGFGKYANVADREGARFQIFTPAPGTKGLGES; this comes from the coding sequence ATGAGCACGATCGAAGCGCACGCGCCGGGGACATTCTGCTGGATCGAGATCGCCGTGACGGACGAGGAGCGCGGCCGGGCGTTTTATACGTCCGTCCTCGATCTCGAGGCGACCGGGGCGCCTTTGCCGAACGGCGAGACGTACACGATGCTTCGCAAGGAAGGCGCGCCGGTCGCGGGGCTCTTCAAGATGGAGCGCGTGGGCGTACCTGCCCACTGGAAGGTGTACATCGCGGTGGAGAGCGCCGACGAGACCGCGCGCCGCGCCGAGGAGCTCGGGGGCAAGATCGTCGCGCCGCCGTTCGACGTCATGGAATTCGGCCGCATGGCCGTCCTGCAGGATCCCTCGGGCGCGGTCTTCTCGATCTGGCAGCCGGGCACGCATGGCGGATTCGGCCGCATCAACGAGCCGGGCGCGCCGTTCTGGTTCGAGTTGACGACGCGCGATACGGCGGCAGCCGAAAAGTTTTACGGAGACCTCTTCGGCTGGACGACGCAGGTGACGGCGCAGACGCCGCACGGCCCCTACAAGGTGTTCTCGTCGGGCGGGAAGTTCGTCGGTGCGCTCGTGGGCGCCCTGCCTGCGTGGGGAGACGCCGTGCCGCTGTGGATAAGCTGCATGGCCGTGGCCGATTGCGACGGCGCGGTCGCGCGGGCGGTGGAGGGGGGCGGCCGGGCCTTCGAGGGCCCCGTCGACATCCCGGGCTTCGGCAAGTACGCCAATGTGGCCGACCGCGAGGGGGCCAGGTTTCAGATCTTCACGCCGGCGCCCGGGACCAAGGGCCTCGGCGAGAGCTGA
- a CDS encoding chemotaxis protein CheW: MSQLFVIVTFAERKRLVRIEDIREIVPLMALSEVEGRKGNCRGIANLRGEMIPVFDLAGPDARLSPSRVILVTRVGKESVGLLVDDAHDVVTVPKDHVALRPVGAGASATMVRVGEEILSVLEPADVLQSEP, encoded by the coding sequence ATGTCGCAGCTCTTCGTGATCGTGACCTTCGCCGAGCGCAAACGGCTCGTCCGGATCGAAGACATCCGGGAGATCGTCCCGCTCATGGCCCTCAGCGAGGTCGAAGGCCGAAAGGGCAACTGCCGCGGCATCGCCAACCTGCGCGGGGAGATGATCCCCGTGTTCGATCTCGCGGGGCCCGACGCGCGGCTTTCGCCTTCGAGGGTCATCCTGGTGACGCGCGTGGGGAAAGAGAGCGTGGGCTTGCTCGTCGACGACGCGCACGACGTCGTCACGGTGCCCAAAGACCACGTCGCCCTGCGCCCCGTGGGGGCTGGCGCGTCTGCCACGATGGTGCGCGTCGGGGAAGAGATCCTGAGCGTGCTGGAGCCCGCCGATGTTCTCCAGAGCGAGCCCTGA
- a CDS encoding CheR family methyltransferase, which translates to MFSRASPERPTTEDRDARLARIARLCASRLGLDLARYPAAQITALLDALPESPGAGDEAWMARILAACCIGETTFMRHPEQLEALRRMADARAIGEPGRPLSIWSAGCSTGEEAYSLAAVLASHPGGVRVLGTDVNAQAIERARTGRYRHWSLRGVDPRSTAGFLEVAGLDAIVRDEVRARVELSAHNLAVDPYPKGLDVIVCRNVLLYFGNEAAAAVLAGFHASLRPGGVLLLGYFDPAPVADRAPFAEEESCGVRHFRKLSAPARRPPTIRPRPPEVSALARPENERARLQERLTLVRSLSGGGAHAEALRLLEALVRDDPLEVEPHVLTAMVADEAGEAELALEAARRAYFLTHAAPVPAFLLAMCLSRAGFSAQAKLRLAEARRALERAEKTPGPLPYGEGMTAIELRRTIDALIEQK; encoded by the coding sequence ATGTTCTCCAGAGCGAGCCCTGAGCGCCCCACGACCGAGGACCGGGACGCGCGCCTCGCCCGGATTGCCCGCCTTTGCGCGAGCCGGCTCGGGCTCGATCTGGCCAGATACCCCGCCGCGCAGATCACAGCGCTCCTCGACGCCCTGCCCGAGAGCCCGGGCGCGGGGGACGAGGCCTGGATGGCGCGCATTCTCGCGGCGTGCTGCATCGGCGAGACCACGTTCATGCGCCACCCCGAGCAGCTCGAGGCGCTCCGGCGCATGGCCGACGCGCGCGCCATTGGCGAGCCGGGCCGCCCGCTTTCGATATGGAGCGCCGGCTGCTCGACGGGGGAGGAGGCCTATAGCCTCGCCGCGGTGCTCGCGAGCCATCCGGGTGGCGTGCGCGTGCTCGGCACCGACGTGAACGCGCAGGCGATCGAGCGGGCGCGCACGGGCCGCTATCGGCACTGGTCGTTGCGCGGCGTGGATCCGCGCTCGACGGCGGGATTTCTCGAGGTGGCCGGGCTCGACGCGATCGTGCGCGACGAGGTCCGCGCGCGCGTCGAGCTGTCGGCGCACAACCTCGCGGTCGACCCGTACCCGAAGGGGCTCGACGTGATCGTTTGTCGAAACGTATTGCTTTATTTCGGCAACGAGGCGGCGGCGGCGGTCCTCGCGGGGTTTCACGCGAGCCTGCGGCCTGGAGGCGTGCTCCTCCTCGGCTACTTCGATCCGGCGCCCGTCGCCGACCGCGCGCCATTCGCGGAGGAAGAGAGCTGCGGCGTGCGCCATTTCCGCAAGCTGTCGGCGCCGGCGCGTCGCCCTCCGACGATCCGGCCGCGGCCGCCCGAGGTCTCGGCGCTCGCGCGTCCGGAAAACGAGCGCGCGCGCCTGCAAGAGCGGCTCACGCTGGTGCGGAGCCTGTCGGGCGGCGGGGCGCATGCCGAGGCGCTCCGGCTGCTCGAGGCGCTCGTGCGCGACGACCCGCTCGAGGTCGAGCCGCACGTGCTCACGGCGATGGTGGCGGACGAGGCAGGGGAGGCCGAGCTCGCCCTCGAAGCCGCGCGGCGCGCATATTTTCTGACCCACGCCGCGCCGGTGCCCGCGTTCCTTCTCGCGATGTGCCTGTCGCGCGCGGGGTTTTCCGCGCAAGCGAAGCTGCGGCTCGCGGAGGCGCGGCGCGCGCTCGAGCGGGCAGAAAAGACCCCCGGGCCGCTGCCGTATGGCGAGGGGATGACGGCCATTGAGCTCCGGAGGACGATCGATGCGCTCATCGAGCAAAAATGA
- a CDS encoding chemotaxis protein CheW, which produces MRSSSKNDVSLLDGLGEDEIELLRMRAMRYAERIDDGTGDIAEVVVFRRGTTQYAVPISVLREVRPLRSMCRIPGASLVVPGIVHFRGEILSLHDLEAFMDPTAGGRPAAWVIVAENAGERIGIIADEVLGIEQFAATRVRPPPVTFGERGIPFEGVIDGGVLLLSAERMFDTPSFFSAF; this is translated from the coding sequence ATGCGCTCATCGAGCAAAAATGACGTCTCGCTGCTCGACGGGCTCGGCGAGGACGAGATCGAGCTGCTCCGAATGCGGGCGATGCGCTACGCGGAGCGCATCGACGACGGGACCGGCGACATCGCCGAGGTCGTGGTTTTCCGGCGCGGCACGACGCAATACGCGGTGCCGATCTCCGTCTTGCGCGAGGTCCGGCCGCTGCGCAGCATGTGCCGGATCCCGGGCGCTTCGCTCGTCGTGCCGGGGATCGTCCACTTCCGCGGCGAGATCTTGAGCCTGCACGATCTCGAGGCGTTCATGGATCCGACCGCGGGCGGCAGGCCAGCCGCGTGGGTGATCGTCGCCGAGAACGCGGGCGAGCGAATCGGCATCATCGCCGACGAGGTGCTCGGGATCGAGCAATTCGCCGCCACGCGCGTGCGCCCGCCGCCCGTGACGTTCGGCGAGCGCGGCATTCCCTTCGAAGGGGTGATCGACGGGGGTGTGCTCCTGTTGTCAGCGGAGCGCATGTTCGACACCCCCAGCTTTTTTTCCGCATTCTGA